TTTGAAATTCAACAAATTCAAATTGAAATGATGGAGGAAATTGCGAAGAAGTTGGAAGGGAAGGGGTAGTGGGCAGTGGCAGTGGCAGTGGCAGTGGCAGTGGCAGTGGCAGTGGCAGTGGCAGTGGCAGTGGCAGTGGCAGTGGCAGTGGCAGTTTGTAACTTGTAAAGTTAACGCTTCGAAATAAAATTTATTTAAAATTTAAAACTTAAATTAGGTACCATTTAGGAATTAAATTTTCATCTGAAATAAATGCAAGTCCTATGTCCTATATCGTATGTCCTACGTCGTATGTTCTACGTCCTATTTCCAATGTCCTATGTCAAGTCCTATGTCCTACATCGTATGTCCTATGTCATTTCCTAACTACCCTCATCGAAGATAAATTCCCCATCTCATCAGAAACTGTAATCAAATAAACACCTACAGGAACTGTATTCCCATTTTCATCATTTCCGTTCCAGGTTATGATATTATTTGAATTATCGAAATGTTTGATATTTTGCCCAAGAGAATTTGTGATATAAATATCTTTTACATTTATAGTTGCATCAATGGTAATAATTAATTGTTCTGAAAAAGGATTTGGAGCTATGGTAAAGAATGTTGGGTATAATTCTTCAATTGCAGTTGGGCATGGTACCACAAAAGGATTTCCGGGTGAACCGTATAAACATCCCGCAACCCAGGTTGTGGCGATATTTGGATTTCCTCCTTCATCTATTTGTTCCAGGGTAAATCCTGTTCCATCAGCATCAGTTGGCCAGGGTGCATTGTCGTTATATCGAACACTGTATTTTATTAATCCGCTTGGTGTATATAATCGAACCCCATCGCCACCATTGGAAAAATGAAAAGTGGGTTCACCAATTACATTTGTAATGGATGGGAATTTCACTGTAAATGATTCGAGGCTATCAGTAACTACCAATCGTTCACCTGCATCTAAAATATTACCAGTGGGAATTACATATATATTTCCGGTATTCGCATCGCGCAATATCCATCCACCAATATTAATGGCAGAAGAACCTCTGTTTAATATTTCAACCCAATCTCCGGGATTATATGCAAGCAGTGAATTATAATTTATCTCTGAAATAACAATATCATAGTCACAAGGAGTATAATCAAATCCCGGAGTTCCTAAAACGCAACTTGCGATCCAGTTGTCAGGATCATTTTCATTTCCTGTTTCATCTAATATTTGTAATGCCGGTCCTAAACCATCCGCACCTTTTGGCCAAGGAATAGAATCTACATAATTTACAAGTCTTACAACAGTTCCCGAATTATCCTCCAGTTTTACACTTCCTGATGTATTATCAAATCCATAACCAAATTCACCTATATAATTTGTTACATCACCATGAACCATTAAAAAGGTATCAATCGATTGAACT
The genomic region above belongs to Bacteroidota bacterium and contains:
- a CDS encoding lamin tail domain-containing protein, producing the protein MKKYLLLLATTFSVSVAFASQNQINCNFQKIAFSEGASSSKFILGESPNDETSKVKLWISSWFPWINNNIAGDPGVFDIAGGYTVAITEINYNSDNFNDSNAWVELHNYGGSDVNISNWKLKDETPFNSYTIPVGTILSPDEYIVIVQSIDTFLMVHGDVTNYIGEFGYGFDNTSGSVKLEDNSGTVVRLVNYVDSIPWPKGADGLGPALQILDETGNENDPDNWIASCVLGTPGFDYTPCDYDIVISEINYNSLLAYNPGDWVEILNRGSSAINIGGWILRDANTGNIYVIPTGNILDAGERLVVTDSLESFTVKFPSITNVIGEPTFHFSNGGDGVRLYTPSGLIKYSVRYNDNAPWPTDADGTGFTLEQIDEGGNPNIATTWVAGCLYGSPGNPFVVPCPTAIEELYPTFFTIAPNPFSEQLIITIDATINVKDIYITNSLGQNIKHFDNSNNIITWNGNDENGNTVPVGVYLITVSDEMGNLSSMRVVRK